The following coding sequences are from one Aggregicoccus sp. 17bor-14 window:
- a CDS encoding ribonuclease H-like domain-containing protein codes for MSREEAWLWGWDATPGIVSVWAETDGRALVWRRPPGGGGTLVREEARFRPWLLLASLEDLAHLGPRLRPESAGPAPGGAVTYEELEGPGQLRFLVRAQDGRALAQAVLEGARRRLGAGAPGHLRELGSDRVLTLPPEEQYLVATGRTYFRDLGFDDLRRLQLDLETTGLDPSEGRIFLVALRDPEGRAETLEVADGSDAAEADLLRRVLARVAAADPDVIENHNLHGFDLPFLAHRARVLGVPLALGRWGPPGLRQRPAARGSSLVRGSEGEGLRRARYTVPGRELIDTLDAVWRHDFSARDLPGHGLKAVARHLGLAGPEREHIPGARVHEVFLSDPARVRRYAMDDVREAAGVARLLGGAAFALARMAPRRYERLADAGPATGVLDPLLVRAYLRERSALPAHAPGDGTSHSGAALHLFATGVARRVVKADVASLYPSLMRQYRIGPARDRLGVLLALVDRLVEQRLAAKARARAAPRGSAERYTDEALSAAMKIVVNSAYGYMGAGGLTRFSDVHAANEVTRRGRLVLALLCRALAERGVTLLEADTDGVYFAVPEAWSEADERRVVAEVAALLPPRVRLEFDGRYAAMLSHEPKNYALQPYGGPLVLRGVAFRSSRAEPFGEDFLRRALACLLAGDVPGVREAYVQTVLALRRRQLPTLQVALRVRLTKSAPEYLSQRARRRELPYEALLAAGRSSWTLGERVRVYRATGGRAGLLPEPDADAGPEDPMALDPADPRDYDAEYYARLLRDSFAARLARALTPEDFGAVFADPGQPSLFEPVLSGVQPLLTVLPRTLDELAGEPLQED; via the coding sequence GTGAGCCGCGAGGAGGCGTGGCTGTGGGGGTGGGACGCCACGCCCGGCATCGTCTCGGTGTGGGCCGAGACCGATGGGCGCGCGCTCGTGTGGCGCAGGCCCCCGGGAGGCGGAGGCACGCTCGTGCGCGAGGAGGCGCGCTTCCGGCCCTGGCTGCTGCTCGCCTCGCTCGAGGACCTCGCCCACCTGGGCCCGCGCCTGCGCCCGGAGTCGGCGGGCCCTGCGCCCGGTGGCGCCGTGACCTACGAGGAGCTGGAGGGGCCCGGGCAGCTGCGCTTCCTCGTGCGCGCGCAGGACGGGCGCGCGCTCGCGCAGGCGGTGCTCGAGGGCGCGCGGCGCCGGCTCGGGGCGGGGGCGCCCGGGCACCTGCGCGAGCTGGGCTCGGACCGCGTGCTCACGCTGCCCCCCGAGGAGCAGTACCTCGTGGCCACGGGCCGCACCTACTTTCGAGACCTGGGCTTCGACGACCTGCGCCGCCTGCAGCTGGACCTGGAGACCACGGGGCTCGACCCCTCCGAGGGGCGCATCTTCCTCGTCGCGCTGCGAGACCCCGAGGGCCGCGCCGAGACGCTGGAGGTGGCGGACGGGAGCGACGCGGCCGAGGCGGACCTGCTGCGCCGCGTGCTCGCGCGCGTGGCGGCCGCGGACCCGGACGTCATCGAGAACCACAACCTGCACGGCTTCGACCTGCCCTTCCTTGCCCACCGGGCCCGCGTGCTCGGCGTGCCGCTCGCGCTGGGGCGCTGGGGGCCCCCGGGCCTGCGCCAGCGCCCCGCGGCGCGCGGCAGCTCGCTCGTGCGCGGCAGCGAGGGGGAGGGCTTGCGGCGCGCGCGCTACACGGTGCCCGGCCGCGAGCTCATCGACACGCTGGATGCCGTCTGGCGCCATGACTTCTCGGCGCGCGATCTGCCGGGGCACGGGCTCAAGGCGGTGGCGCGCCACCTGGGGCTCGCGGGCCCCGAGCGCGAGCACATCCCGGGCGCGCGCGTGCACGAGGTGTTCCTCTCGGACCCCGCGCGCGTGCGCCGCTATGCGATGGACGACGTGCGCGAGGCCGCGGGCGTCGCGCGGCTGCTGGGCGGCGCGGCCTTCGCGCTCGCGCGCATGGCGCCGCGCCGCTACGAGCGGCTCGCGGACGCGGGGCCCGCCACGGGCGTGCTGGACCCGCTGCTCGTGCGCGCCTACCTGCGCGAGCGCAGCGCGCTCCCGGCGCACGCGCCCGGGGACGGCACCTCGCACAGCGGCGCGGCGCTGCACCTCTTCGCCACCGGGGTGGCCCGCCGGGTGGTGAAGGCGGACGTGGCGAGCCTCTACCCCTCGCTGATGCGCCAGTACCGCATCGGCCCCGCGCGCGACCGGCTCGGCGTGCTGCTCGCGCTGGTGGACCGCCTGGTGGAGCAGCGCCTCGCGGCCAAGGCCCGCGCGCGCGCCGCGCCCAGGGGCAGCGCCGAGCGGTACACCGACGAGGCCCTGAGCGCCGCGATGAAGATCGTGGTCAACAGCGCCTACGGCTACATGGGCGCGGGCGGCCTCACCCGCTTCTCGGACGTGCACGCGGCCAACGAGGTGACGCGCCGCGGCCGCCTGGTGCTCGCGCTGCTGTGCCGCGCGCTCGCCGAGCGCGGGGTGACGCTGCTCGAGGCGGACACGGACGGCGTGTACTTCGCCGTGCCCGAGGCCTGGAGCGAGGCCGACGAGCGGCGCGTGGTGGCGGAGGTGGCGGCGCTGCTCCCTCCGCGCGTGCGCCTCGAGTTCGACGGGCGCTATGCGGCGATGCTCTCGCACGAGCCGAAGAACTACGCGCTGCAGCCCTACGGCGGCCCCCTCGTGCTGCGCGGGGTGGCCTTCCGCTCCAGCCGCGCCGAGCCCTTCGGGGAGGACTTCCTGCGCCGCGCCCTCGCGTGCCTGCTCGCCGGGGACGTGCCCGGCGTGCGCGAGGCCTACGTCCAGACGGTGCTCGCGCTGCGCCGCCGCCAGCTGCCCACGCTGCAGGTGGCCCTGCGCGTGCGACTGACGAAGAGTGCGCCCGAGTACCTCTCGCAGCGCGCGCGCCGGCGCGAGCTGCCCTACGAGGCGCTGCTCGCCGCGGGCCGCAGCAGCTGGACCCTGGGCGAGCGCGTGCGCGTGTACCGCGCGACGGGCGGGCGCGCGGGCCTGCTCCCCGAGCCGGACGCGGACGCCGGGCCCGAGGACCCCATGGCCCTCGACCCGGCAGACCCGCGCGACTACGACGCCGAGTACTACGCGCGCCTGCTGCGCGACAGCTTCGCCGCGCGCCTCGCCCGCGCGCTCACCCCGGAGGACTTCGGCGCGGTGTTCGCCGACCCCGGCCAGCCCTCGCTCTTCGAGCCCGTCCTCTCCGGCGTGCAGCCCCTGCTCACCGTCCTCCCACGAACCCTCGACGAGCTTGCGGGCGAGCCGCTACAGGAGGACTGA
- a CDS encoding PTS fructose-like transporter subunit IIB has protein sequence MAKLVAVTACPTGIAHTFMAAEALVRVAAARGHALRVETQGAQGPRTPLTPEEIAEADAVIIAADTFVEERRFVGKPLHRTSTAQAIRDTEGVLTEALRLAGLALTSEPAAQAQVIPLASRRRHLVAVTACPTGIAHTFMAAEALKRAAEAAGCDIKVETQGSVGARNTLTPEEISSADAVIIGADTHVSLERFAGKRLLQTSVGDALKRARGVVDEALALPPPQATAAPVQAAPAARRPAEGGPYTHLLTGVSFMLPVVVAGGLLLALSYVFGLEAARQPGTLAAALSQVGAAAFALMVPVLAGYIAFSIADRPGLTPGLVGGLLAMQLQAGFLGGIVAGLLAGYLARWLRAAIRLPANLEGLKPVLVLPLLSTLGVGLLMVYVVGAPAAWLMAAMTRFLQGLSGANAVLLGALLGAMMAVDMGGPVNKAAYAFSVGLLSSNTFTPMAAVMAAGMTPPLGIALATLVARSRFTRQEREAGKAAAVLGLAFITEGAIPFAAKDPLRVIPCLTAGAALTGALSMRAGVMLRAPHGGLFVLAIPGAVTPVLPYVLAILAGSAVSAAALALVKRPLQDERPAAGAGGG, from the coding sequence GTGGCCAAGCTCGTCGCCGTCACCGCCTGTCCTACCGGCATCGCCCACACCTTCATGGCCGCCGAGGCGCTCGTGCGCGTGGCGGCGGCGCGCGGGCATGCCTTGCGGGTGGAGACCCAGGGCGCGCAGGGGCCGCGCACGCCGCTCACCCCCGAGGAGATCGCCGAGGCGGACGCCGTCATCATCGCCGCGGACACCTTCGTCGAGGAGCGGCGCTTCGTGGGCAAGCCCTTGCACCGCACCTCCACCGCGCAGGCCATCCGGGACACGGAGGGCGTGCTCACCGAGGCGCTGCGCCTGGCGGGGCTCGCGCTCACCTCCGAGCCGGCAGCGCAGGCCCAGGTCATCCCGCTCGCCTCGCGCCGCCGGCACCTGGTGGCGGTGACGGCGTGCCCCACCGGCATCGCGCACACCTTCATGGCGGCCGAGGCGCTCAAGCGGGCGGCGGAGGCGGCCGGCTGCGACATCAAGGTGGAGACGCAGGGCAGCGTGGGGGCGCGCAACACGCTCACGCCCGAGGAGATCTCCTCCGCGGACGCGGTCATCATCGGCGCGGACACGCACGTCTCGCTCGAGCGCTTCGCGGGAAAGCGCCTGCTGCAGACCTCGGTGGGCGATGCGCTCAAGCGCGCGCGGGGCGTGGTGGACGAGGCCCTCGCGCTCCCCCCTCCGCAGGCTACGGCCGCACCCGTGCAGGCAGCGCCCGCGGCGCGGCGCCCTGCCGAGGGCGGCCCCTACACGCACCTGCTCACGGGCGTCTCCTTCATGCTGCCCGTGGTGGTGGCCGGCGGCCTGCTGCTCGCGCTCTCCTACGTCTTCGGCCTCGAGGCGGCGCGCCAGCCGGGCACGCTCGCCGCCGCGCTCTCGCAGGTGGGGGCGGCGGCGTTCGCGCTCATGGTGCCGGTGCTCGCGGGCTACATCGCCTTCTCCATCGCGGACCGGCCAGGGCTCACCCCGGGCCTGGTGGGAGGCCTGCTCGCGATGCAGCTGCAGGCGGGCTTCCTCGGCGGAATCGTGGCGGGCCTGCTCGCCGGCTACCTCGCGCGCTGGCTGCGCGCGGCCATCCGCCTGCCCGCGAACCTGGAGGGGCTCAAGCCGGTGCTGGTGCTGCCGCTGCTCTCCACGCTCGGGGTGGGCCTGCTGATGGTGTACGTGGTGGGCGCGCCCGCGGCCTGGCTCATGGCGGCGATGACGCGCTTCCTGCAGGGGCTGAGCGGCGCGAACGCGGTGCTGCTCGGCGCGCTGCTGGGCGCGATGATGGCGGTGGACATGGGCGGCCCGGTGAACAAGGCGGCCTACGCCTTCAGCGTGGGCCTGCTCTCCAGCAATACCTTCACGCCCATGGCGGCCGTGATGGCGGCCGGGATGACGCCGCCGCTCGGCATCGCGCTCGCCACGCTCGTCGCGCGCAGCCGCTTCACGCGGCAGGAGCGCGAGGCGGGCAAGGCGGCCGCCGTGCTGGGCCTCGCCTTCATCACCGAGGGCGCCATCCCCTTCGCCGCGAAGGACCCGCTGCGCGTCATCCCCTGCCTCACCGCGGGGGCCGCGCTCACCGGCGCGCTCTCGATGCGCGCGGGCGTCATGCTGCGTGCGCCGCACGGCGGCCTCTTCGTGCTGGCCATCCCCGGAGCGGTGACCCCGGTGCTGCCCTACGTGCTCGCCATCCTCGCCGGCAGCGCCGTGAGCGCCGCGGCGCTCGCGCTGGTGAAGCGGCCCCTGCAGGACGAGCGCCCTGCGGCCGGGGCGGGCGGCGGGTGA
- a CDS encoding PAS domain-containing protein, translating into MARLSSPAPDPAPLVETGAQVWLVEDSPLEAQRTLSLLSGQYTVVHFPEAASMLERLNGAVPPDLLLLDWQLPGVSGLEALRFVREQYDEVALPVLMITSRGAREDVREGLAAGANDYVAKPYDDVALLARVRTLVRVRRAFARAEDALSRAALARRELERERTHLRELFAIAPAIVGVTRGPEHRYALVNPLHQRVIGGVRPLLGRTVREAVPEVAEQGILARLDEVYRTGVPYEGSEVPLRLDRHGDGRLEDAWFTFVYQPTRDVDGKVDGVATFGFEVTAHVLARRELEAIALALRASEERLQLVVDAIPALIAFIDVEQRYVLGNEAYRSWFGVDPASLPGRRISEVLGPESYRGVLPYVQRALAGEAVRFETPFVFGGGRRGHLQAAYVPYRGEGGRVLGYVAIGWDMTREHEVRESLRQQADFERQLIGIVSHDLRNPLHGIQLSAATMLRRPGLDERHAVIAQRILATSERMARMIRDLLDFTRARRGGGLSLEPAPLDLHALATQGVDEVLLTHPERQVERVAEGDGRGSWDADRLAQLLSNLLVNALAYSPPDSRVSVLTRGEGDHVLLQVHNWGEPIPPDQLQRMFQPFERGENKVNDAGRSIGLGLFIVLGIARAHGGQVEVESSAAEGTTFRVRLPRSPLPLGEG; encoded by the coding sequence ATGGCCCGCCTCTCGTCCCCCGCTCCGGACCCCGCCCCGCTCGTCGAGACCGGCGCGCAGGTGTGGCTCGTCGAGGACAGCCCGCTCGAGGCCCAGCGCACGCTCTCCCTGCTCTCCGGCCAGTACACCGTCGTGCACTTCCCGGAGGCCGCCAGCATGCTGGAGCGGCTGAACGGCGCCGTGCCCCCGGACCTGCTGCTGCTGGACTGGCAGCTGCCCGGCGTCTCGGGCCTCGAGGCGCTGCGCTTCGTGCGCGAGCAGTACGACGAGGTGGCGCTGCCGGTGCTGATGATCACCTCGCGCGGCGCCCGCGAGGACGTGCGCGAGGGGCTCGCCGCAGGGGCCAACGACTACGTGGCCAAGCCCTACGACGACGTGGCGCTGCTCGCCCGCGTGCGCACCCTGGTGCGCGTGCGCCGCGCCTTCGCCCGGGCCGAGGACGCGCTCTCCCGGGCCGCGCTCGCGCGCCGCGAGCTGGAGCGCGAGCGCACCCACCTGCGCGAGCTGTTCGCGATCGCCCCGGCCATCGTGGGCGTCACCCGCGGGCCAGAGCACCGCTACGCGCTGGTGAACCCGCTGCACCAGCGCGTCATCGGAGGGGTGCGCCCGCTACTCGGCCGCACCGTGCGCGAGGCGGTGCCGGAGGTGGCGGAGCAGGGCATCCTCGCGCGGCTCGACGAGGTGTACCGCACGGGCGTGCCCTACGAGGGCAGCGAGGTGCCCCTGCGCCTGGATCGCCACGGCGACGGGCGCCTGGAGGATGCCTGGTTCACCTTCGTCTACCAGCCCACGCGCGACGTGGATGGCAAGGTGGACGGGGTGGCCACGTTCGGCTTCGAGGTGACGGCGCACGTGCTCGCGCGCCGGGAGCTGGAGGCCATCGCCCTCGCACTGCGGGCGAGCGAGGAGCGGCTGCAGCTGGTGGTGGACGCCATCCCCGCGCTCATCGCCTTCATCGACGTGGAGCAGCGCTACGTGCTGGGCAACGAGGCCTACCGCAGCTGGTTCGGCGTGGACCCGGCCTCCCTGCCGGGCCGCCGCATCTCCGAGGTGCTGGGCCCGGAGAGCTACCGCGGGGTGCTGCCCTACGTGCAGCGCGCGCTCGCGGGCGAGGCGGTGCGCTTCGAGACGCCCTTCGTGTTCGGCGGTGGGCGGCGCGGGCACCTGCAGGCCGCGTACGTGCCGTACCGGGGGGAGGGTGGAAGGGTGCTGGGCTACGTGGCCATCGGCTGGGACATGACGCGCGAGCACGAGGTGCGCGAGTCGCTGCGCCAGCAGGCGGACTTCGAGCGGCAGCTCATCGGCATCGTGAGCCACGACCTGCGCAACCCCCTGCACGGCATCCAGCTGTCCGCGGCCACGATGCTGCGCCGCCCCGGCCTGGACGAGCGCCACGCCGTCATCGCGCAGCGCATCCTGGCCACCTCGGAGCGCATGGCGCGGATGATCCGCGACCTGCTGGACTTCACCCGCGCCCGGCGCGGCGGCGGGCTCTCGCTCGAGCCCGCCCCGCTGGACCTGCACGCGCTCGCCACGCAAGGGGTGGACGAGGTGCTGCTCACCCACCCGGAGCGCCAGGTGGAGCGGGTGGCGGAGGGCGACGGACGGGGCAGCTGGGACGCGGACCGGCTCGCGCAGCTGCTGAGCAACCTGCTCGTCAACGCGCTCGCCTACAGCCCCCCGGACTCGCGCGTGAGCGTGCTCACCCGCGGGGAGGGCGACCACGTGCTGCTGCAGGTGCACAACTGGGGCGAGCCCATTCCGCCGGACCAGCTGCAGCGCATGTTCCAGCCCTTCGAGCGCGGCGAGAACAAGGTGAACGACGCCGGGCGCAGCATCGGGCTCGGGCTCTTCATCGTGCTGGGCATCGCGCGCGCCCACGGTGGGCAGGTGGAGGTGGAGTCCAGCGCCGCCGAGGGCACCACCTTCCGCGTGCGCCTGCCGAGGTCCCCTCTCCCTCTGGGAGAGGGCTAG
- the pfkB gene encoding 1-phosphofructokinase — translation MEPAGAVTVTLNAALDHSLECAHFRAGEVNRVSAHWQTPGGKGVNVAAFLSGWVKPVAAAGFLGRDNAAPFEALFRERGIEDRCVRVAGETRANLKVLDRERDAVTDLNLPGVRVGPSEWSALLAQVDALAHRQPLFVLAGSLPEGLPGDAYAQLVRRLRAAGCRVALDASGAPLRHGVRERPHLLKPNLRELEELVQRRLPDRAAVLAAARGLVADGVEQVVVSLGAEGALWVEARQALYARPPAPERLVSTVGAGDALLAGVLAGLALGEPAAAALRRGTAFAVGTLGCAGPVLPGHAELEALGARVQVEEVR, via the coding sequence ATGGAACCCGCAGGCGCAGTGACGGTGACGCTGAATGCGGCGCTCGATCACTCCCTCGAGTGCGCGCACTTCCGCGCGGGCGAGGTGAACCGCGTCAGCGCGCACTGGCAGACGCCGGGGGGCAAGGGGGTGAACGTGGCGGCCTTCCTCTCCGGCTGGGTGAAGCCGGTGGCCGCGGCGGGCTTCCTCGGCCGGGACAACGCCGCACCCTTCGAGGCCCTCTTCCGCGAGCGCGGCATCGAGGACCGCTGCGTGCGGGTGGCCGGCGAGACGCGGGCGAACCTCAAGGTCCTCGACCGGGAGCGCGACGCCGTCACGGACCTGAACCTGCCGGGCGTGCGCGTGGGGCCCTCCGAGTGGAGCGCGCTGCTCGCGCAGGTGGACGCGCTCGCGCACCGCCAGCCCCTCTTCGTGCTGGCGGGAAGCCTGCCCGAGGGCCTGCCCGGGGACGCGTACGCACAGCTGGTGCGCCGCCTGCGCGCGGCGGGGTGCCGGGTGGCGCTGGACGCGAGTGGCGCGCCCCTGCGCCACGGCGTGCGCGAGCGTCCGCACCTCCTCAAGCCGAACCTGCGCGAGCTCGAGGAGCTGGTGCAGCGCCGCCTTCCGGATCGCGCCGCGGTGCTCGCAGCGGCGCGCGGCCTCGTCGCGGACGGCGTGGAGCAGGTGGTGGTCTCCCTCGGCGCCGAGGGCGCGCTCTGGGTGGAGGCGCGCCAGGCCCTGTACGCGCGGCCCCCCGCGCCCGAGCGCCTCGTGAGCACCGTGGGCGCGGGGGACGCGCTGCTCGCGGGCGTGCTCGCGGGCCTCGCGCTGGGCGAGCCAGCGGCGGCTGCACTGCGGCGGGGCACGGCCTTCGCGGTGGGGACGCTCGGGTGCGCGGGCCCGGTGCTTCCCGGGCACGCGGAGCTCGAGGCGCTGGGGGCGCGGGTGCAGGTGGAAGAAGTCCGCTAA
- a CDS encoding RNA polymerase sigma factor has translation MSTDEKTDKAHRAIHAVWRIESARLIAGLVRMVRDVGLAEELAQDALVAALEKWPASGVPQNPGAWLMATAKRRAIDVLRHGQRRERKHEELGHELEADQAAAVPDLDEALDDHVGDDLLRLILTACHPVLSSEARVALTLRLLGGLTTEEIARAFLVPEPTVAQRIVRAKRTLAEAKVPFEVPRGAELTERLSSVLEVIYLVFNEGYAATAGDDWMRPALCEDALRLGRILAELAPQEPEVHGLVALMEIQASRAGARVGPTGEPVLLLEQNRAQWNPLLIRRGLTALARAEALGDAHGPYVLQAAIAACHARARRAEDTDWARIAALYAALAALTRSPVVELNRAVAVSMAEGPEAGLALVDALQSERALERYHLLPAVRADLLAKLGRYAEAKDELERAAALTKNDRERRLLLERAAACARDAAVSGAKGS, from the coding sequence GCTGGTGCGCATGGTGCGCGACGTGGGGCTCGCCGAGGAGCTCGCCCAGGACGCGCTGGTGGCGGCGCTGGAGAAGTGGCCCGCGAGCGGGGTGCCGCAGAACCCGGGCGCCTGGCTCATGGCCACCGCGAAGCGGCGCGCCATCGACGTGCTGCGCCACGGGCAGCGGCGCGAGCGCAAGCACGAGGAGCTGGGCCACGAGCTGGAGGCGGACCAGGCCGCGGCCGTGCCGGACCTGGACGAGGCGCTCGACGATCACGTGGGCGACGACCTGCTGCGCCTCATCCTCACCGCCTGCCACCCGGTGCTCTCCTCCGAGGCGCGCGTGGCGCTCACGCTGCGGCTTTTGGGCGGGCTGACCACGGAGGAGATCGCGCGCGCCTTCCTCGTGCCCGAGCCCACCGTGGCCCAGCGCATCGTGCGCGCCAAGCGCACGCTGGCGGAGGCGAAGGTGCCCTTCGAGGTGCCGCGGGGCGCCGAGCTCACCGAGCGGCTCTCCTCCGTGCTGGAGGTCATCTACCTCGTCTTCAACGAGGGCTACGCGGCCACGGCCGGAGACGACTGGATGCGCCCCGCGCTGTGCGAGGACGCGCTGCGGCTGGGGCGCATCCTCGCCGAGCTCGCGCCGCAGGAGCCCGAGGTGCACGGGCTGGTCGCGCTGATGGAGATCCAGGCCTCGCGCGCGGGCGCCCGGGTGGGCCCCACGGGCGAGCCCGTGCTGCTGCTCGAGCAGAACCGCGCCCAGTGGAACCCGCTGCTCATCCGCCGCGGGCTCACCGCGCTCGCGCGCGCCGAGGCGCTGGGGGACGCGCACGGCCCCTACGTGCTGCAGGCCGCCATCGCCGCCTGCCACGCGCGCGCGCGGCGCGCCGAGGACACCGACTGGGCGCGCATCGCGGCGCTCTACGCGGCGCTCGCCGCGCTCACGCGCTCGCCCGTGGTGGAGCTCAACCGCGCGGTGGCGGTGTCCATGGCCGAGGGGCCCGAGGCGGGGCTCGCGCTGGTGGACGCGCTGCAATCGGAGCGCGCGCTCGAGCGCTACCACCTGCTGCCGGCGGTGCGCGCGGACCTGCTCGCGAAGCTGGGGCGCTACGCGGAGGCGAAGGACGAGCTGGAGCGCGCGGCCGCCCTCACGAAGAACGACCGCGAGCGGCGCCTGCTGCTGGAGCGCGCGGCTGCGTGCGCGCGCGACGCGGCGGTGTCGGGCGCCAAGGGGAGCTAA